A window of the Peromyscus leucopus breed LL Stock chromosome 22, UCI_PerLeu_2.1, whole genome shotgun sequence genome harbors these coding sequences:
- the Sppl2b gene encoding signal peptide peptidase-like 2B isoform X2 yields the protein MAAARPAAALLLLAAQVACELGVLRVVSQSGGTRGRDYCILYNPQWAHLPHDLSKVSLLKLRDLSSTQLCSYRDLPVDLTNQVALVARGNCTFYEKVRLAQGSGARALLVVSKEKLVPPGGNKTQYEEISIPVALLSHRDLQDIFQRFGHAVMVALYAPSEPVMDYNMVIIFVMAVGTVALGGYWAGSRDVKKYMKHKRDDGPEKQEDEAVDVTPVMICVFVVMCCFMLVLLYYFYDHLVYVIIGIFCLASSTGLYSCLAPCVRKLPFCTCR from the exons GTGGCCTGTGAGCTGGGCGTGTTGCGAGTGGTCTCCCAGAGCGGCGGAACCCGGGGCAGGGACTATTGCATCCTCTACAACCCACAGTGGGCCCACCTGCCGCATGACCTCAGCAAGGTG TCTCTCCTGAAGCTTCGAGACTTAAGCTCGACACAGCTCTGTTCCTACCGTGACCTTCCTGTGGACCTGACCAACCAAGTCGCGCTGGTGGCCCGGGGCAACTGTACCTTCTACGAGAAAGTGCGGCTGGCCCAGGGCAGCGGGGCGCGCGCGCTGCTGGTTGTCAGCAAGGAGAAGCTG GTCCCTCCGGGAGGCAACAAGACACAGTACGAGGAGATCAGCATCCCCGTGGCCCTGCTTAGTCACAGGGACCTGCAAGACATCTTCCAG CGCTTCGGCCATGCGGTGATGGTGGCACTGTATGCGCCCAGCGAGCCAGTGATGGACTACAACATGGTCATCATCTTTGTCATGGCCGTGGGCACCGTCGCCCTCGGCGGCTACTGGGCCGGCAGCCGGGACGTGAAGAA GTACATGAAGCATAAACGGGACGACGGGCCTGAGAAGCAGGAGGACGAGGCGGTGGACGTGACGCCCGTCATGATCTGCGTGTTCGTCGTCATGTGCTGCTTCATGCTGGTGCTGCTGTATTACTTCTACGACCACCTGG TCTACGTGATCATCGGCATCTTCTGCCTGGCCTCCTCCACCGGGCTCTACAGCTGCCTGGCGCCCTGCGTGCGCAAGCTGCCCTTCTGCACGTGCCGGTGA
- the Sppl2b gene encoding signal peptide peptidase-like 2B isoform X1: MAAARPAAALLLLAAQVACELGVLRVVSQSGGTRGRDYCILYNPQWAHLPHDLSKVSLLKLRDLSSTQLCSYRDLPVDLTNQVALVARGNCTFYEKVRLAQGSGARALLVVSKEKLVPPGGNKTQYEEISIPVALLSHRDLQDIFQRFGHAVMVALYAPSEPVMDYNMVIIFVMAVGTVALGGYWAGSRDVKKRYMKHKRDDGPEKQEDEAVDVTPVMICVFVVMCCFMLVLLYYFYDHLVYVIIGIFCLASSTGLYSCLAPCVRKLPFCTCR; this comes from the exons GTGGCCTGTGAGCTGGGCGTGTTGCGAGTGGTCTCCCAGAGCGGCGGAACCCGGGGCAGGGACTATTGCATCCTCTACAACCCACAGTGGGCCCACCTGCCGCATGACCTCAGCAAGGTG TCTCTCCTGAAGCTTCGAGACTTAAGCTCGACACAGCTCTGTTCCTACCGTGACCTTCCTGTGGACCTGACCAACCAAGTCGCGCTGGTGGCCCGGGGCAACTGTACCTTCTACGAGAAAGTGCGGCTGGCCCAGGGCAGCGGGGCGCGCGCGCTGCTGGTTGTCAGCAAGGAGAAGCTG GTCCCTCCGGGAGGCAACAAGACACAGTACGAGGAGATCAGCATCCCCGTGGCCCTGCTTAGTCACAGGGACCTGCAAGACATCTTCCAG CGCTTCGGCCATGCGGTGATGGTGGCACTGTATGCGCCCAGCGAGCCAGTGATGGACTACAACATGGTCATCATCTTTGTCATGGCCGTGGGCACCGTCGCCCTCGGCGGCTACTGGGCCGGCAGCCGGGACGTGAAGAA AAGGTACATGAAGCATAAACGGGACGACGGGCCTGAGAAGCAGGAGGACGAGGCGGTGGACGTGACGCCCGTCATGATCTGCGTGTTCGTCGTCATGTGCTGCTTCATGCTGGTGCTGCTGTATTACTTCTACGACCACCTGG TCTACGTGATCATCGGCATCTTCTGCCTGGCCTCCTCCACCGGGCTCTACAGCTGCCTGGCGCCCTGCGTGCGCAAGCTGCCCTTCTGCACGTGCCGGTGA